The following proteins come from a genomic window of Acinonyx jubatus isolate Ajub_Pintada_27869175 chromosome C1, VMU_Ajub_asm_v1.0, whole genome shotgun sequence:
- the C2CD4D gene encoding C2 calcium-dependent domain-containing protein 4D has protein sequence MWLLEKAGYRLGAPESGPRWAPSNLLPKPRARGPPARACPNVLTPDSIPQFCIPPRLPDPGGAQPPAGRGLPAACSLPHLAGREGWAFLPESPHTRRRESLFHPPPPAAARGLSPAHARLHVSAPDLRLCRAPDSDTASSPESSPLGSPRPDPGRPRPRSAAPEEASSARTSPHAPRRAGLPLFHPDFPCCRLRPTKESVLRLAPRGGQLRLSAEYLAGPGRLRLRLVSAEGLPRSRAGPGSGGGGCCVVLRLWPRGRPRGQRSRVVKCSANPIFNEDFFFDGLGPPDLVARSLRAKVLDRGAGFRRDILLGECETPLMALLPPLGEELGPGASLAPGHLSP, from the coding sequence ATGTGGCTCTTGGAGAAAGCCGGCTACAGGCTGGGGGCCCCGGAGTCCGGGCCCCGATGGGCGCCGTCCAACCTGCTCCCCAAGCCCCGAGCCCGGGGCCCGCCCGCGCGCGCCTGTCCTAACGTCCTCACCCCCGACAGCATTCCGCAGTTTTGCATCCCGCCCCGGCTCCCAGACCCCGGCGGCGCCCAGCCCCCGGCTGGGCGCGGCCTCCCCGCGGCCTGTTCGCTGCCGCACCTGGCGGGCCGCGAAGGCTGGGCCTTCCTGCCTGAGAGCCCGCACACTCGCCGGCGCGAGTCCCTGTTCCacccgccgccccccgccgccgccagGGGGCTGTCCCCGGCGCACGCCCGGCTGCACGTATCCGCCCCGGACCTGCGCCTCTGCCGGGCCCCCGACAGCGACACGGCCTCGTCGCCCGAGTCGTCGCCCTTGGGCTCGCCGCGGCCAGACCCCGGCCGGCCCCGGCCGCGCTCGGCGGCCCCGGAGGAGGCGAGCTCCGCCCGCACCAGCCCGCACGCGCCGCGCCGCGCGGGGCTGCCGCTCTTCCACCCGGACTTCCCGTGCTGCCGGCTGCGGCCCACCAAGGAGAGCGTGCTGCGCCTCGCGCCCCGAGGCGGCCAGTTGCGGCTCTCCGCCGAGTACCTGGCCGGGCCCGGGCGGCTGCGCCTGCGCCTGGTGAGCGCCGAGGGCCTGCCGCGGTCACGGGCCGGGCccgggagcggcggcggcggctgttGCGTGGTGCTGAGGCTGTGGCCGCGCGGCCGGCCGCGCGGCCAACGGAGCCGCGTGGTCAAGTGCAGCGCCAACCCCATCTTCAACGAGGACTTCTTCTTCGACGGGCTGGGGCCGCCAGACCTGGTGGCCCGCAGTCTGAGGGCCAAGGTGCTAGACCGGGGCGCGGGCTTCCGCCGAGATATCCTGCTGGGAGAGTGTGAGACGCCTCTTATGGCCCTGCTGCCCCCCTTGGGTGAAGAGCTGGGTCCGGGGGCCTCCCTGGCGCCTGGCCATCTCAGTCCATAG